The window GCCGTCTCGCAGCTCGATGACGCGGTGTGCATGCTGCGCCACGTTCATATCGTGGGTCACGATCACCACGGTGTGGCCGCGCTGATTCAATTCGCTCAGGATCGCCAGCACTTCCTGGCCGGATTGGGTGTCCAGTGCGCCGGTCGGTTCGTCCGCCAGGATAATTTCGCCGCCGTTGATCAGCGAGCGGGCGATGCTGACGCGCTGCTGCTGGCCGCCGGAAAGCTGGCCGGGCTTGTGGTCTTCGCGTCCCTCAAGGCCCAACCGCGCCAGCAGTTGCGCCGCTCGCCGCCGCCGCTGATCGCGCCGGGCGTTGGCGTAGATAGCCGGAATTTCGACGTTGCCCAGCGCGCTGAGATCGGGCATCAGGTGGTAACGCTGGAAGATAAAGCCGATATGCTCGCGGCGCAGGCGGGCCAGTTCGTCCGGCGACAGGTGGGCGGCGTTCTGGCCGCTGATGTAGTAGTCGCCGCGATCCGGCACGTCGAGGCAGCCCATGATGTTCATCAGCGTCGATTTGCCGGAACCGGAGGCGCCGATGATCGCCACCAGCTCGCCGGCGGCGATGGTCAAATCGATGTCTTTCAACACCGTCAGCGTCTGACCGCCGTTGGTGTAGGTTCGACTGATGCCTTTTAGCTCGATGATCGCGTTCACAGGAAAATGCCATCCTCAGCCGACTTGGCGGCGGGCTGCGACAGCACCACGGTTTCACCGGCTTTCAGGCCGCTGAGGATCTGAATATCGACGTTGTTGGTGATGCCTGTGGTCACTTCGCGCGTTTCCAGCCGCTGATCCTGAGTCAGCACCTGCACCTGCTGCACTTTTCCTTCGGTTTTATGCACCGCCTGGATCGGCACCAGCAGGGTGTTCTTCGCGTCGCCGAGCAGTAAGGAAACCTGCGCGGTCATGGCGATGCGCAGGCGGTTCTCCGGGTTGGGCACGTCCAGCAGCGCGTTGTAATAGACCGAGGCGTTCGAGGTGCCGGAACCGGACGCGGAGCTGGTGCCGGCGAGCGAGTCGTCTTTCATCACCGATTCCGGCGCCAGCTCGATGGTGCGCAGCGTGGCGTCGTACCGTTTATCCGGATCGGAAAAAATAGTGAAGTACGCCTTTTGCCCCGGTGAAATGCGGGTGATGTCGGCTTCGGAGATCTGCGCCTTGATGGTCATCATATCCAACCGCGCCAGCTTGACGATGGTCGGCGCGCTTTGGCTGGAGTTGACCGTTTGCCCCTGCTGCGTCACCACGGCGATGACGATGCCGTCCATCGGCGCGACCACGCGGGTATAGCCCAGATCGATTTTTTTCTTGTCGACTTCAATCTGCGCCTGTACCAGGCGCGCATTGAGCGAAAGCTGTTCGGCGCGGGTGGTGGCCAGCGTGGCCTCGGCGGTCTCGAAGTCTTCACGCGAGCTGGCTTCGTCGCTCAGCATGCGGCGCTGGCGTTTGAAACGCGATTCCGCCTGCTTCAACTGCGCCTGTTTGGCCTGCAATTCGGCCTTGATGACGTTCAGCGCCGCCTCGGCGTTGCGCAGATCGTTGCGCTGTTGCAGATCGTCGATGTCGGCGATCGGCTGCCCTTTGGTGACGCGATCGCCCAGTTTGACCTTCAGCGATTTGACTTCACCGGAGACCCGCGCACCGACGTTAACGCGCTCGACGGCATCCAGTCGCCCGGTGGCCAGCACGGCGTTCTCGATATCGCCCAGGCGGGCCGGCGCGGTAACGTAATCCTGCTGCGGCGGGCGTTGCCAGTAGATGGCCAGCGCGACAGCGACGGCGATGAAAACGATGGCGGCGATCAACGCCAGACGGCGGGAGGGGAGTTTCAGTGGTGACATACCCAGGTTTTCCATAACGATAAAAGCGGCGGTTCCAGTCTGCCATCATGGCAGCGCCAGCTTGAACTGGCGCTAAACGTGAGGCGCTTTCCCGCTGGAAAGGGGATGGTAAAGGCTTTCCCGCCAAAGATCACGGCGAGTTATTATCCTTCGGGTGTGCAACCGGCTGCAGGGCACGTTATACTGGCTAAAAAACCAGTGTTCATTCATCAGCAGGACAATACCGCCGCCATGATGCCAAACCGCCTCGAGCCGGAACTCGACATTTATCAATACCCGGAGCACCTGCGCGCCTGCCTGGCGCCGTTGCCCAAAGGGCCGGGTGTGTATATGTTTCACGGTCAAAGCGAGAGCCTGCCGCTTTACATCGGTAAAAGCGTCAATATACGCAGCCGGGTGATGGCGCATTTCCGCGCGCAGGACGAGGCTAAAATGCTGCGGCAAACCCGACGCATCAGCTTTATCGAGACCGCCGGCGAGTTGGGGGCACTGCTGCTGGAGGCGCAATTGATCAAACAACAACAGCCGCTGTTCAACAAGCGCCTGCGGCGCTCGAAGCAGCTGTGCGCGCTGCGCGTGCAGGCAGACACGGTGACGATTGCTCACGCCAAAGAGATCGATTTCGCCGTTACGCCCCATCTCTACGGGCTGTTTGCCAATCGCCACGCCGCGCTGGAAAAGCTGCGCGCCATCGCCGACGAGCATCGTTTATGTTACGGCAAGCTGGGGATCGACAAGCTGCCGGCAGGGCGAGCCTGTTTCCGCTACAGCCTGCGCAAGTGCGCGGGCGCCTGCTGCGGCGTGGAGTCGGCGCAGGAGCATGCGCTGCGGCTCGGCGCGGCGCTTGAACAGCTACGCATCGCCTGTTGGCCGTTCGCCGGGCGAGTGGCGTTGGAAGAACAGGGCGAGACGCTGTGTCAGTACCATGTGATTCACAATTGGTTTTATCTGGGTTCGGTCAACAGCCTGGCGCAGGCGCAGCGGCTCCAGAGTGCGGCCAGCCATTTTGATAGCGATGGCTACAAGATTTTGTGCAAGCCACTCATGGCCGGCGATTATCGGATTATTGAGCTGCCGTAATGCCATAACGCTATCGATAACCTAAGACTTATCCGTAAATTCAGGGCATTATGCTAAAAAAGCTTGAGTCCATAATGTTGTTATGGATAATGACACCCCGAAGCGAAGGAATGCGCTATTAACTCAGTTGGCAGAGTGATTGGTTTTATAATGGCTTGTTTTGGCTTGAAAATTGATAGACGCGGGTTCGAGTCCTGCATAGCGCGCCAGCTTTCTTTCCTTCATCTCACCGCGCTTATCGTAAAGCGCACCCGGGTTGATTTGCACTATCGGCTCCTCGTTGGGATTTTCGGGTGTGCTTTACCGTAACCGCTGGCTTTCCTTCCTCTTTCTCTTTCGATCCTTTGCTAAACTGTAATCAGGCAGGCTTGCTGCCCGGCAACAGGAGGTCGATATGTCTCACTCCGAGCAACTGCAGGAACTCTTGCAACGCGTCGCCGCCCTCGAGGCGAGAGAGAAAGCGCTGAGCGCCGCGTCCAACGCTTATCAGGCGATTATCACCACCATGTTGGGCAATATGGAGAAGACCGAACGTGACCGGATCATCGCGATGATCGATCAGGCTCATGAAATCGCTTACGCCCGCGCCATTCAACGCAGCAACGAACCGCAAAAGCAGAAGATCAAACAGGCCGACGATGTGGCGCAGCGTATGTTCATGTTTGCACAAGGCAAGGCCGCCCAGCCGCGCTGAAGTCGAACTATAACAGTTGCCGCCATTAAGTTGGCTAACTGATCTACCCGGCGAAACTGTACTTGTGTTACTTTTAGCGGTGAGATTTGATGGCAATGCTGTTTCCAGCATAAGGTTGTAACGATGGACGCGATTAAAAGCATCTTGGTTAAAGAGATTGAACAGATCAATCGGCGTGAAGGGCGGGACGGCAAGCCGCGCTTCAACAGCGAATTCGCCCGCACTCACCGCTATCTGTGCCTTGCCATGTTCGCCGGTTATTTCGCGGTGATCGCCGTGATGTATCAGGTGCCGTACATGGGGATATATGCCTTCCTGGGCTTCACCGCTTTCGTGCTGTTCATGTTCGCCATGCTGCTGATCGAGATCCGGCCGGTGTACCGCTTCGAGGACATCGGGGTGTTGGATCTGCGAGTTTGCTACAACGGCGAGTGGTACTTCACCCGCGCGCTGTCGCCTTATGCGGTGCAGCAGCTGCTGGATGAGCCATCTATCGGCGCCGCGCTGAAACAGAAGATGCGCGTGATCATCGGCAACAAGGGCGAAATCGACTTCTACGACGTGTACGACATGGCCTACGGAAAAAAGCCGCAGGATGAGACACCTCAGTTGGCGGCGGCAAACTGAAAGGTTTCCGGCCGGCGGCTTGTCGATTATACTCAGCGTTTGAACGCGAAGCAGAATGAGGACCAAGCGATGAGTGATGATATTTTCGATTTTGATATCGATGCCGAACTGGCGAAAGCCGAAGAAAAAGCGGCGCAGAAGGTAAAAGAGGTCCCCGAGTTCCTCGAAGACGAAGCGGACTGCGAAGGTTGCAAGATCTGATCGCCTGCCCCATAAAAAAAACCGCCGCGGCGGTTTTTTTTATGTCTGAGCGTCGCTGGGTATTATCAATCCAGCACGAATCCCCAGATCAGGAACGCCGCCACCAGAATCAGGCAAAGCGCGGACACCGTCACCAGTATTTTCCCCAGAATGTCTTTTTCTTGTTCCTGCTGCGTCACGTTGAAATTATCCAATTAAAAGTCTATGGACCAAACCGGCGATGCTGAGATCGGCTGCCGCTACGCCCAGCGCCATGAGCATCATCACCGAAAGAAATCGAGTCTTGCCGTTCACATCCTTAATCCCTGTGGACGCCGCTGCTAGTTTTTATATCAAAGGGATATCATTCAGCGACGCTCTATTTCATGCATCTTGATAGTGATTAAGAACGTTCTTAAGGCCAGAAGTTCCCTCATCGGGTAACGCCGCCCGCGGTAGCGTCAGTCGGTTACGATTCGGACGCCTATCTTGCTGACTTGATTGCCGTCCATTTCGGCTATGGTCCAGGTCAGGCCGTCCCATTCCACCTGGTCGCCGATCACCGGTTCACCGCCGATCAGCTGAATGACGAACTGCCCCAGCGTCTGCTGCTCGTCGACGTCGTCTTGCAGATTGAGGCCATAAACCTGCGAGATGTCGCTTAAACGGGCGTCGGATTGCAGGATAAAGTCGCCGAAGAAGCGTTCGTCGAGCGTCACGGCCGGCGCCTGGCTGAACAGCTTGCCGAGGATCGGCAGATCGTGCTCATGGCCGATGACGCACAGAATATCGTTCTCCCGCAGCCGGGTACTGCCGCTAGGATGCAGCAGCTCTTTGCCGCGGAACAGGGCGGCGATGCGGGTATTGGGCGGCATTTTCAGCTCACGCAGCGCCGCGCCGACGCACCAGTTTTCCGCCGAAAGCTGATACACGAACTGTTCCCACTGGTTTTCCGGGTGTACATCCAGCCCAACGCGGGAGATCGGCGTCAGCGCCGGCGGTACGATCACCTTGGCTTTTTTAGCGGCGAACGACAGTGTGGTGCCCTGCAGCAGCAGGGAGACCAGCACCACGAAGAACGCCACGTTGAAGAACAGCTGTGCGTTGGGCAACCCGGCCATCATCGGGAATACCGCCAGAATCACCGGCACCGCGCCGCGCAGGCCGACCCAGGAAATAAAGCCGCGTTCGCGCAGGGTAAAGCTGCGGAACGGCAGCAGGCCGATAAACACCGACAGCGGGCGGGCGAACAGGATCATCCACAGCGACAGCAGCAGAGCAGGGATGGCGATCGGCAGCAGCTCGTGCGGGTTGAGCAGCAGCCCGAGCACCAGGAACATGCCGATCTGGCTGAGCCAGGCCAGGCCATCGAAGGTTTGTACGATGCCGTGACGGTTGCGGATCGGCCGGTTGCCCAGCAGCAGGCCGCACAAATACACCGCCAGAATGCCGCTGCCGTCCAGCGCGGTGGTCAGTGCGAAAATAAGAATACCGCCGCTTACCGCCAGCAGCGGATAGAGGCCGTCCGCCAGTTTGATGTGGTTGATCAGCGTCAGCAGCAGCCAGCCGCCGCCCAGACCGAAGACGATGCCCATGCCGAACTGCTGCATCAGATGCAGCGGGAAGGTCCAGCTCAGTGCGGTTTCCCCGGCGGCGATCATCGCAATCAGCGTGATGGTGAGAAACACCGCCATCGGATCGTTGCTGCCGGATTCGATCTCCAGCGTGGCGCTGACGCGTTCGTTCAAACCTTTGCCCCCCAAAAGGGAGAAGACCGCGGCGGCGTCGGTGGAACCGATGATGGCGCCGATCAGCAGCCCCTGCAGCAGATCGAGATTGAACAGCCAGGCGGCGGCCATGCCGGTCAGACCGGCGGTGATCACTACACCGACGGTGGCGAGAGAGAGTGCCGGCCACAGGGCGACGCGGAAAGAGCTGACCCGGGTACGCATGCCGCCGTCGAGCAGGATCACTGCCAACGCGAGGTTGCTGACCAGATAAGCGACCGGGTAATTGCTGAAGACGATGCCGCCGGGGCCATCGACGCCGGCCAGCATGCCGATCGCCAGGAAGATCACTAGGATCGGAATGCCGAGCCGGGAAGAAAATGAGCTGAGCAGAATGCTTGCCCCCACCAGCACGGCACCGATGACGAACAAACTGTTAATGGTGCTGGCATCCAAAATATTGCTCTCCTGAGGCTGGGAATAGGGGGCACTGCGCGTGTGCCGATGATAACGTGTTTAGTGGGTAAAACGCCAAGGCTGATTGTGAAAAAAACCGATCAATTATTGCCTGTTGGCACGTTTGAACTACGAAAGTGAGGAGAAGAGGGGAAATTCTGCCTTTTATCTAACATTATCAGGCTGCTGTATTTCTGTTTCGGCAATAATGTCCCATTCGGCGGAGGAAAAACCATTAAGCCCGCGCAGGCAGGCTTAATGGTTTGCAGGCGCGGTAGGATTAATGATCGAGCGATTCCAGCGCCCGTTTGATCAGTTCGGTGGCCAGCTTGCTTTCCGCTTCAGAAATACCGTCGAGATTGAAGTTGGAAAGCTCAGCGACCAAAACGCTGCGTTCTTTGCCGCTGATCGAAGCGTCCAGCGCGGACAGCAACCTGCCGAGGATCTTCAGCAGGGTGGCGTTTTCCGCTATGGCTTCTTGAGCCGGGGGGGTCTTATCGGTCATTCAAAATCCTCTCTGTCGTGACGGAAGGGAGATGCAGCTAACGCCATCGAATAAATTAAACGATCGCGCAGCCCTTCGGGGGTGTTGAGCCCAATCACTACCGTAAGGCAGGGATCCGGATTTCTACTTATGCATTGCAGTTATAACGGCTAGGTTATCTATGCAGCCGTATCACTTTGCCCTAACGGGCGACGTCAGGCTGAGCAATGTGTGCTCTGCATGCAAACGACCAGTATAGGCTTTTTGCGCGCCGGTAATATGACAGAAAACCCCTGCAAACATTCGGGTTTACAGGGGGTAGGTTTATTGCGGCTTGCCGGAGAACAGGAAGCGCAGCACCGGAATGCGCTTGTGCAGTTCATATAGCGCGAAGGCCAGAGAGAACACAAACAGCAGGCCCAGCAAGAATCCCAACAGGTTGTTGCCGATATACGGCGTCACGAAAGCGCCATATATCAGGGTCAACGGATGGTGCACCAGATATATAAACAGCGAGGCGTTGACCAGATAGGTGATGCGCGGCGAGTGATAATTCAGCAGGTTATGCCCGAAAGAGAACACTACGTTGGTCATCAGGATCCCCATTAGGGTTTTGATCACCACTTCCAGCTCGAACATATAGCTGCTGTGCGCCAACATCTTTTGGTTCAGCATATATGCGATAAACAGCAGCAGCGAGCCGAGCAGCGCCAGCGGCGAGCGGCGCAGAAAAATCTCCTTAAGCCACACGTACTTAAACGCATAGGCGCCGAGGAGGAAGAACGGCAGGTAGAACATCGTCTCCATCACCACGAAATTGAACAGGCCGTTGGATAATAGCTGTGGGGCGAAAATTAAAATAATACGGTGTGCGGCCGAATAGCATACCGCATAAATAAAGAAATACAGTGAGATGTTTCCTAATCCGCGCATTCTGTTTATTAACGTTGGAATATGTTCACGGGGTTGACGCTTGATTTTACGGAACAGATAAAAACAGGCGCAGGTTAACAATGACAGCGTCAATAAGAACCACAGATGAGAAACCAATTCCCAAACTGTTACATTTATTTTCTGATAGAGAGAAAATTCATCCCAGCCGTTTAATTTATCGGTGAAATATTTCAGCATGAAAAACTGCGGCACCGTGATCAGCGGGATGGAGCTCAACAGCGGGATCGCCACTCGCTCCAGCCTGACCTTCAGCCACTGGTGGCGCTCGTAGCGCTCGTAAAGCATGTAGGAGAAGTAGCCGGATATCACGAAGAACACCTGCATGCGGAAGGCGTGGATAAAGTCGTTCAGCACCGTGAGCGAGAAGGAGGGCGACGCGCTGTTCACCGCCCAGGCGTGGCTGGAATAAATCAGGGAGAGGTGAAACGGAATGCCGAGCAACATCAAATAGGCTCTGATGGAGTCGAGGAAAAACTCGCGCTGTTTGCTGCCTTTAGTCATAGATTACCGCTGGTGATTTAATCGAGAGTTCATTAACACGCTTAATAAGTCGTCAAACGTTAAATTGTTATCCGGAACCCTACTATAGCCCCCCGCATTTTTCCATAGCGTCTTGTTGCGCGGCTTGCTACGCTGGTGTTCCATCAGCTGCTTAAACAATGAGCCGTAAACATGAACCATCCATTTATCATGTTGTCGGAAAGCTGAGTAATCCATTAATATGGATTTAAATGATTTGAGCACACGAATAGGGGGGGATGTGCTAGTTAATATATTATCCGGACAACCACGCGCCGCGAGCGTTCGTTGGTTAGGTGCGACCGTATTGTTCACGCTGTTCAGTTCGCCGGCTTGGGCCTTTTCTATTGATGATGTCGCCAAGCAGGCGCAGGATCTGGCGGCGAAAGGTTTCGAAGCCCCGAAGAGCAACCTTCCTTCTCAGTTCCGCGAGATGAAGTTCGCAGACTATCAGCAGATTCAGTTCAATCACGATAAAGCCTATTGGAGCAAGCTGAAAACCCCTTTCAAGCTTGAGTTTTATCATCAGGGGATGTACTTCGACACGCCGGTGAAAATCAACGAAGTCACCTCCACCAGCGTAAAACAGATCAAGTACAGCCCGGATTACTTCAACTTCGGTTCGGTCAAACACGACCCTGAATCGGTGAAAAATCTCGGTTTTGCCGGCTTCAAAGTGCTCTACCCGATCAACAGCGCCGACAAAAACGATGAGATCATGAGCCTGCTGGGCGCGAGCTATTTCCGCGTGGTGGGTAAAGGGCAGGTTTACGGGCTTTCCGCTCGCGGCCTGGCTATCGATACCGCTTTGCCGTCCGGCGAAGAGTTCCCGCGTTTCCGCGAATTCTGGGTTGAGCGTCCGAAGCAGGGCGACAAGCACCTGGTGATCTATGCGCTGCTGGATTCCCCGCGCGCCACCGGCGCTTACCGTTTTACGGTGATCCCGGGCCGCGACACCACCGTGGACGTCGAGTCCAAAGTGTTCCTGCGCGACAAGGTGGGCAAACTGGGCCTGGCGCCGTTGACCAGCATGTACCTGTTCGGGCCGAACCAGCCGTCGCCGACGCTGAACTACCGCCCGGCGTTGCACGATTCCAACGGTCTGTCTATCCATGCCGGCAACGGCGAGTGGATTTGGCGTCCGCTGAACAATCCTAAACACCTGTCCGTCAGCACCTATACCGTCGAGAATCCGAAAGGCTTCGGTCTGCTGCAGCGCGGTCGCAACTTCAAAGAATATGAAGATCTGGACGATCGTTACGATCTGCGTCCGAGCGCCTGGATCGAACCGAAGGGCGACTGGGGCAAAGGCAAGGTCGAGCTGGTGGAGATCCCGACGGCGGATGAAACCAACGACAACATCGTCGCGTTCTGGACGCCGGATACCTTGCCGGAGGCCAAAAAGCCGCTGACGCTGAGCTACCGTTTGAACTTCACCCGCGATGAAGACAAACTGCATTCGCAAGATATCGCCTATGTGGCTCGTACCATGCGTTCGACCGGCGACGTGAAGCAGTCCAACCTGATTCGCGAGCCAGACGGCAGCGTGGCCTTCCTGGTCGACTTCGTTGGCCCGGTGCTGAAAGGGCTGGATGCCAATACTCCGGTCGCCTCTCAGATCAGCATCGGCGACAACGGTGAGATGGTAGAAAACAACGTCCGCTATAACCCAGTGACCAAAGGCTGGCGCCTGACGGTGCGTCTGAAAGTGAAAGACGACAAGAAGCCGGTAGAAATGCGTGCGGCACTGGTCAATGGCGATAAGACTCTGTCGGAAACCTGGAGCTATCAGCTACCTGCCAATGAATAAGCCTACTCAACCCGCCCAGGATTATCTTGCGGCGCTGCCTCTGACCGCCGAGCGGTCGGAGGCGCTCAACCCTCAAACGGCGGATGACGCTCAGGCACTGGAGGCGCTCCATCGGCAGATGGGCGCCGCTGACGCCAACGTCAATAGCCTGTCGGCGGATGACGTGGCGCTGGCCTCGGTCAAACCGCGTATCGAAAACGCCTGGCCGGATGCGGTCAGCGATGACGACTTCGACACCGACGCCGAAGGGCGCGCCATTCTGAAGGCGACGCCGCCGATCAAACGAACCACCATGTTCCCGGAAGCCTGGCGCACCAACCCGGTGGCGCGCTTCTGGGATTCTCTGCTGGGGCGTTCGCCGCACAATCGGCACGCCACCAAAGAGGAGGCCGAGGCTGAAAACCGCTGGCGTACCGTCGGCTCCATGCGCCGCTATGTGCTGCTGGTGCTGATGCTGGTGCAAACCGGCATCGCTACCTGGTATATGAAAACCATCTTGCCTTATCAGGGCTGGGCGCTGATCGATCCTATCGCCATGCTGGATCAGGATCTGATGCAGTCGGTGCTGCAGCTGCTGCCGTATGTGCTGCAAACCGGCATTCTGATCCTGTTCGCCGTGCTGTTCTGCTGGGTCTCGGCCGGTTTTTGGACCGCGCTGATGGGCTTCCTGCAGCTGCTGATCGGCAAGGACAAATACAGCATTTCCTCCACCATCAAGGGCGATGAGCCGATCAACCCGGCGCACCGCACTGCGCTGATCATGCCGATCTGCAACGAAGACGTCGAACGCGTGTTCGCCGGCCTGCGTGCGACCTATGAGTCCATCGCCGCGACCGGTCAGCTGGAACACTTCGATATCTACGTGCTGAGCGACAGCTACGATCCGGACATCTGCGTGGCGGAGCAAAAGGCGTGGATGGAGCTGTGCCGCGATGTCGACGGCCACGGCCGCATCTTCTATCGCCGCCGCCGCCGTCGCGTAAAACGCAAGAGCGGCAACATCGACGACTTCTGCCGTCGCTGGGGCGGTGAGTACAGCTACATGGTGATCCTGGATGCCGACAGCGTGATGAGCGGCGAATGCCTCACCGGGCTGGTGCGTCTGATGGAAGCCAACCCGAACGCCGGCATCATCCAGTCGGCGCCGAAGGCGTCCGGTATGGATACCCTGTATGCGCGCGTGCAGCAGTTCGCCACCCGCGTTTACGGGCCGTTGTTCACCGCCGGCCTGCATTTCTGGCAACTGGGCGAGTCGCACTACTGGGGGCACAACGCTATCATCCGCGTGAAGCCGTTTATCGAGCACTGTGCGCTGGCGCCGCTGCCGGGCGAGGGCTCTTTCGCCGGGTCTATCCTGTCGCACGACTTCGTTGAAGCGGCGCTGATGCGCCGCGCCGGCTGGGGCGTGTGGATCGCTTACGATCTGCCGGGCAGTTATGAAGAGCTGCCGCCAAACCTGCTGGACGAGCTGAAGCGCGACCGTCGCTGGTGTCACGGCAACCTGATGAACTTCCGCCTGTTCCTGGTGAAAGGTATGCACCCGGTGCACCGCGCGGTGTTCCTGACCGGCGTCATGTCCTACCTGTCGGCGCCGCTGTGGTTCATGTTCCTTGCGCTCTCCACCGCCTTGCAGGTGGTGCATACCCTGATGGAACCGCAATACTTCCTGCAGCCACGGCAGCTGTTCCCGGTCTGGCCGCAGTGGCGGCCCGAGCTGGCGATAGCGCTGTTCTCCACCACGCTGGTGCTGCTGTTCCTGCCGAAGTTGCTCAGTATTGTGCTGATCTGGGCCAAGGGCGCGAAAGAGTACGGCGGGGCGTTCCGTCTGTTCATTTCGATGCTGATGGAAATGCTGTTCTCGGTGCTGCTGGCGCCGGTGCGCATGCTGTTCCATACCGTATTCGTGGTGAGCGCCTTCCTCGGTTGGGAAGTGGTGTGGAATTCGCCGCAGCGTGACGATGACGATACGCCGTGGGGGGAAGCGTTCCGCCGCCATGGCTCGCAGATGTTGCTGGGCCTGGTGTGGGCCGGCGGCATGGCGTGGCTGGATCTGCGCTTCCTGTGGTGGTTGGCGCCGATCGTGTTTTCGCTGATCCTGTCGCCGTTCGTGTCGGTGCTGTCGAGCCGCGCAACGCTGGGCATGAAAAGCA of the Serratia marcescens subsp. marcescens ATCC 13880 genome contains:
- the mdoH gene encoding glucans biosynthesis glucosyltransferase MdoH translates to MNKPTQPAQDYLAALPLTAERSEALNPQTADDAQALEALHRQMGAADANVNSLSADDVALASVKPRIENAWPDAVSDDDFDTDAEGRAILKATPPIKRTTMFPEAWRTNPVARFWDSLLGRSPHNRHATKEEAEAENRWRTVGSMRRYVLLVLMLVQTGIATWYMKTILPYQGWALIDPIAMLDQDLMQSVLQLLPYVLQTGILILFAVLFCWVSAGFWTALMGFLQLLIGKDKYSISSTIKGDEPINPAHRTALIMPICNEDVERVFAGLRATYESIAATGQLEHFDIYVLSDSYDPDICVAEQKAWMELCRDVDGHGRIFYRRRRRRVKRKSGNIDDFCRRWGGEYSYMVILDADSVMSGECLTGLVRLMEANPNAGIIQSAPKASGMDTLYARVQQFATRVYGPLFTAGLHFWQLGESHYWGHNAIIRVKPFIEHCALAPLPGEGSFAGSILSHDFVEAALMRRAGWGVWIAYDLPGSYEELPPNLLDELKRDRRWCHGNLMNFRLFLVKGMHPVHRAVFLTGVMSYLSAPLWFMFLALSTALQVVHTLMEPQYFLQPRQLFPVWPQWRPELAIALFSTTLVLLFLPKLLSIVLIWAKGAKEYGGAFRLFISMLMEMLFSVLLAPVRMLFHTVFVVSAFLGWEVVWNSPQRDDDDTPWGEAFRRHGSQMLLGLVWAGGMAWLDLRFLWWLAPIVFSLILSPFVSVLSSRATLGMKSKRAKLFLIPEEYNPPRELLATEEYLHLNRNRALTNGFMHAVVNPSFNALATALATARHHLRATLDRNREERVNEALQLGPEKLVKGKRLELLSDPVTLARLHQRVWLLPEGAAWREHYQQLPHNPLAHPTGRR